From the genome of Uranotaenia lowii strain MFRU-FL chromosome 1, ASM2978415v1, whole genome shotgun sequence, one region includes:
- the LOC129739716 gene encoding protein mesh isoform X2: MRWKLCLLLLGAVVLAGRTVNGEDYEDNYDDVIDDSTQLSSDESEKIDSVVIPESDHQDEDAIVVEESETPETAAVDKSAVISSKAAIAVSGNKTGRYMNYDDFSSNLDDYDPNYNWADPIQRTQPKDPPNFQTDETAYTITPTRLAQLRSQFLYPFYDRGGPENIGDRQRDIHASMPQIHKNFNFQLPFYGFRFNYTRVSMNGFLEFSDPPEHYTYPLTFPIKDWPRRNDPSFIGIFFSKCRIGRIHDTDIDQREPGVYFRMERDLQGRTDRPGVEMRERVMWDIREGVVGSDTFIPKHVIITTWKNMSFAGGIDNSLFKTNTFQMVLATDEVYTYAIFNYVTINWSSHTEAGGDTTGGEGGVPAFIGFNAGNGTQAYEYKPYSQASVLRDLTNRGWANNFPGRHIFRLDERIMLGTCNKDIDASHLPLVFAPESGNMLGGTVVNITGPCFSPGDRISCRFDTEEVIGTVIDTNRAICVQPFLKAQGYIRFEISIGVERYKWRGRYFVETPATATDRIFFDTDDVHRRNPSEIRITWNRYNLTTNLNANIQISLWGYREATIRPELEYIDMIETQIPNSGAYTISPANYRLRDNVRNVDMQFGFLQINLTSPDQSNTQGITPTLWSKPIPLGWYFGPQWERIHGRNWPRALCENWLMTDRFLRNFAHELSLCPCTLEQALYDKGRFLPDLECDRDSNPTCLHHRGGIHCVRSGQPSPQGSEQQCCYDRNGFLMLSYDQMWGSRPRRNHNIGQIPWNEANKVPTLSTWFHDVRPYYSCCMWQDEQAVGCETFRFERRPSQDCIAYQAPGVGAVFGDPHIVTFDGLQYTFNGMGEFVLLRGNNGRERIDVQGRFEQVPRNMHGDVRATQLTSVVARGNTSTIIEVRLRPREAQWRYRLDVFADERRIYFDRQSLKFQHFDGVTVYTPTYILNQSEVVIMFSSGVGVEVVENNGFMTARVYTPWSFINKTRGLFGNWSWDMQDDLVTPESVIITPNLNNFETIHRQFGMRWMLSDREQEGVGRALFTREFGRTSSYYANSNFTPEFRPEPSQFLPPNRTNDVIRASELCGESYQCRFDFGMSANREMAHFTKNYHASAINIQTINNKRVISCGILETPRFGRKSSFQFTPGARVSFECNEGFFLIGDTRRVCRENGQWDVPEYGFTECLRAVFYTRRMAWITTGIVLAVMLPLIMCIVCGVYCFRKRKLKDDPDWRMPLPSRSASRTTLRNLNSDGSEYDDNTIKKVRRYDATYKTHEPLAGKPDIQFEPKKMDLDEEDITSSEGGRRRMMAEQNGDAAGPSMFSEDEDNTYPPPPNDSPTQGYGAYSPTFSGIDRNSSFATEDASPVHQRRPGAFPVQPAGSFYGSTGAASPTTPINQNVGLPARIDSRSTEV; this comes from the exons ACCCCATACAACGAACCCAGCCCAAGGATCCACCCAACTTCCAAACCGATGAAACGGCCTACACCATTACCCCAACACGGTTGGCCCAACTGCGAAGTCAATTCCTGTACCCGTTCTACGACCGAGGCGGTCCGGAAAATATCGGAGATCGTCAGCGAGATATCCACGCCTCGATGCCACAGATCCACAAGAACTTCAACTTCCAGTTGCCGTTCTACGGGTTCCGATTCAACTACACCCGAGTCTCGATGAACGGTTTCCTGGAGTTCAGTGATCCACCGGAACATTACACCTACCCGTTGACCTTCCCCATCAAGGATTGGCCCCGGCGCAATGATCCCTCGTTCATCGGGATCTTCTTCTCCAAGTGTCGTATCGGGCGTATTCACGATACGGATATCGATCAGCGCGAGCCGGGAGTGTACTTCCGGATGGAGCGAGATTTGCAGGGCCGTACTGATCGACCGGGAGTGGAAATGCGAGAGCGTGTTATGTGGGACATCCGAGAGGGTGTGGTGGGCTCTGATACCTTCATTCCGAAGCACGTCATCATCACCACCTGGAAAAACATGAGCTTTGCCGGTGGTATCGATAACTCGCTGTTTAAG ACTAACACCTTCCAAATGGTTTTGGCTACCGATGAAGTCTACACCTATGCTATCTTCAACTACGTGACCATAAATTGGTCTTCGCACACTGAAGCCGGTGGTGATACTACTGGAGGAGAAGGAGGTGTCCCAGCTTTC ATTGGCTTCAACGCCGGAAACGGAACCCAAGCGTACGAGTACAAACCCTACAGTCAGGCGTCGGTCCTTCGTGATCTTACCAATCGTGGGTGGGCCAACAATTTCCCGGGTCGACACATTTTCCGCTTGGACGAACGGATAATGCTTGGAACGTGCAACAAAGATATTGACGCATCGCATCTTCCGCTGGTGTTTGCACCGGAGTCCGGAAACATGTTGGGCGGAACTGTGGTCAACATTACCGGGCCATGCTTCTCGCCGGGCGATCGGATCTCTTGCCGATTTGATACGGAGGAAGTTATCGGTACCGTCATCGATACGAACCGGGCCATCTGTGTGCAGCCGTTCTTGAAGGCCCAAGGTTACATTCGGTTCGAAATTTCGATCGGCGTTGAGCGTTACAAGTGGAGAGGCCGATACTTTGTCGAGACACCGGCTACGGCTACTGATCGCATCTTCTTCGACACGGACGATGTTCATCGGCGAAACCCTTCCGAAATCCGTATCACCTGGAATCGATACAACTTGACCACCAATTTGAACGCCAACATTCAGATCTCGCTGTGGGGTTATAGAGAGGCAACCATTCG CCCTGAGCTTGAATACATCGACATGATCGAAACTCAGATACCGAACAGTGGAGCGTACACAATTTCCCCGGCCAACTACCGACTCCGAGACAATGTTCGCAATGTTGACATGCAGTTCGGTTTTCTTCAGATCAATCTTACGAGCCCGGACCAGTCAAACACGCAAGGAATCACTCC TACCCTCTGGTCGAAGCCCATTCCACTTGGGTGGTACTTCGGACCACAATGGGAGCGAATCCACGGCAGAAACTGGCCCCGAGCGCTTTGCGAAAACTGGCTAATGACTGACCGATTCTTGCGTAACTTTGCCCACGAACTCAGCCTGTGTCCCTGTACTCTGGAGCAAGCCCTCTACGACAAGGGTCGATTCTTGCCGGATCTGGAGTGTGATCGTGATTCCAATCCTACCTGTCTTCACCATAGGGGAGGAATACATTGTGTCCGATCGGGTCAACCTTCTCCGCAGGGATCTGAGCAGCAATGTTGCTACGATCGTAACGGCTTCCTGATGCTTTCGTATGATCAAATGTGGGGTTCAAGGCCACGCCGTAATCACAACATCGGTCAGATTCCATGGAACGAAGCTAACAAGGTGCCAACTCTCTCTACTTGGTTCCACGACGTGCGACCTTACTATTCCTGCTGTATGTGGCAAGATGAACAGGCCGTTGGTTGTGAAACCTTCCGGTTCGAGCGAAGACCCTCTCAGGACTGTATCGCTTACCAGGCTCCAGGAGTTGGTGCCGTCTTCGGCGATCCGCATATAGTCACCTTTGACGGACTACAGTACACCTTCAACGGCATGGGTGAGTTCGTGTTGCTTCGGGGTAACAACGGCCGTGAAAGAATCGACGTTCAGGGACGCTTCGAGCAGGTTCCACGTAACATGCACGGAGATGTGCGAGCCACCCAGCTTACTTCGGTGGTGGCACGAGGTAACACATCTACGATTATCGAGGTCCGCTTGAGACCAAGGGAAGCCCAATGGCGCTACCGGCTGGATGTGTTTGCCGACGAACGAAGAATCTACTTCGATCGGCAGAGTTTGAAGTTCCAGCACTTTGACGGAGTCACCGTGTACACACCGACCTACATTCTGAACCAATCGGAAGTCGTCATTATGTTCTCTTCTGGTGTCGGTGTCGAGGTTGTCGAGAACAATGGCTTCATGACGGCTCGCGTTTACACCCCTTGGAGCTTCATT AACAAAACAAGAGGTCTTTTCGGAAATTGGAGCTGGGATATGCAGGACGATCTTGTCACCCCGGAGAGTGTCATTATAACACCTAATCTGAACAACTTCGAAACCATACATAGACAGTTTGGAATGCGAT GGATGTTATCGGACCGAGAACAGGAAGGAGTAGGAAGGGCACTGTTTACCAGAGAATTTGGCAGAACATCCAGCTACTACGCGAATTCAAACTTCACGCCCGAGTTCCGACCGGAACCGAGCCAGTTCTTGCCACCTAACCGGACCAACGATGTGATCAGGGCGAGCGAACTGTGCGGCGAGAGCTATCAGTGTCGATTTGACTTCGGCATGTCGGCGAATCGAGAAATGGCCCACTTCACCAAAAACTACCACGCCAGTGCGATCAACATACAGACCATAAACAATAA aCGAGTCATTTCCTGTGGTATTTTGGAGACGCCTCGCTTCGGAAGGAAATCTAGTTTCCAGTTCACTCCTGGAGCACGAGTGTCGTTCGAGTGTAACGAAGGCTTCTTCCTGATTGGTGATACCCGTCGAGTTTGTCGCGAGAACGGTCAATGGGACGTACCGGAGTATGGTTTCACTGAGTGTCTCC GCGCTGTATTCTATACCCGTCGCATGGCTTGGATCACTACGGGCATTGTCCTAGCTGTCATGTTACCACTTATCATGTGCATTGTGTGCGGTGTCTATTGCTTCCGTAAGCGGAAGCTCAAGGATGACCCGGACTGGCGAATGCCGCTCCCATCTCGATCGGCTTCCCGAACTACGCTCCGTAATCTGAACAGTGACGGAAGCGAGTACGATGACAACACCATCAAGAAAGTTCGACGCTACGATGCCACCTACAAGACGCACGAACCCTTGGCCGGAAAGCCAGACATTCAGTTCGAGCCGAAGAAAATGGACCTGGATGAAGAAGACATCACGTCCTCGGAAGGAG GTCGCCGGAGGATGATGGCCGAGCAGAACGGAGACGCAGCAGGACCATCGATGTTCAGCGAGGACGAAGACAACACCTATCCACCGCCACCTAACGATTCACCCACCCAGGGTTACGGAGCCTATAGCCCAACCTTCAGCGGCATCGATCGGAACAGCAGTTTCGCAACCGAAGATGCCTCTCCGGTCCACCAGAGGCGCCCCGGAGCATTCCCTGTCCAACCCGCGGGATCATTCTACGGTAGCACTGGAGCTGCCAGCCCTACCACACCGATTAACCAAAACGTCGGACTTCCGGCCAGAATAGACAGTCGTTCGACCGAAGTCTAA
- the LOC129739716 gene encoding protein mesh isoform X1: protein MRWKLCLLLLGAVVLAGRTVNGEDYEDNYDDVIDDSTQLSSDESEKIDSVVIPESDHQDEDAIVVEESETPETAAVDKSAVISSKAAIAVSGNKTGRYMNYDDFSSNLDDYDPNYNWADPIQRTQPKDPPNFQTDETAYTITPTRLAQLRSQFLYPFYDRGGPENIGDRQRDIHASMPQIHKNFNFQLPFYGFRFNYTRVSMNGFLEFSDPPEHYTYPLTFPIKDWPRRNDPSFIGIFFSKCRIGRIHDTDIDQREPGVYFRMERDLQGRTDRPGVEMRERVMWDIREGVVGSDTFIPKHVIITTWKNMSFAGGIDNSLFKTNTFQMVLATDEVYTYAIFNYVTINWSSHTEAGGDTTGGEGGVPAFIGFNAGNGTQAYEYKPYSQASVLRDLTNRGWANNFPGRHIFRLDERIMLGTCNKDIDASHLPLVFAPESGNMLGGTVVNITGPCFSPGDRISCRFDTEEVIGTVIDTNRAICVQPFLKAQGYIRFEISIGVERYKWRGRYFVETPATATDRIFFDTDDVHRRNPSEIRITWNRYNLTTNLNANIQISLWGYREATIRPELEYIDMIETQIPNSGAYTISPANYRLRDNVRNVDMQFGFLQINLTSPDQSNTQGITPTLWSKPIPLGWYFGPQWERIHGRNWPRALCENWLMTDRFLRNFAHELSLCPCTLEQALYDKGRFLPDLECDRDSNPTCLHHRGGIHCVRSGQPSPQGSEQQCCYDRNGFLMLSYDQMWGSRPRRNHNIGQIPWNEANKVPTLSTWFHDVRPYYSCCMWQDEQAVGCETFRFERRPSQDCIAYQAPGVGAVFGDPHIVTFDGLQYTFNGMGEFVLLRGNNGRERIDVQGRFEQVPRNMHGDVRATQLTSVVARGNTSTIIEVRLRPREAQWRYRLDVFADERRIYFDRQSLKFQHFDGVTVYTPTYILNQSEVVIMFSSGVGVEVVENNGFMTARVYTPWSFINKTRGLFGNWSWDMQDDLVTPESVIITPNLNNFETIHRQFGMRWMLSDREQEGVGRALFTREFGRTSSYYANSNFTPEFRPEPSQFLPPNRTNDVIRASELCGESYQCRFDFGMSANREMAHFTKNYHASAINIQTINNKRVISCGILETPRFGRKSSFQFTPGARVSFECNEGFFLIGDTRRVCRENGQWDVPEYGFTECLRAVFYTRRMAWITTGIVLAVMLPLIMCIVCGVYCFRKRKLKDDPDWRMPLPSRSASRTTLRNLNSDGSEYDDNTIKKVRRYDATYKTHEPLAGKPDIQFEPKKMDLDEEDITSSEGGEYRDVVVNDFQYKNMADHKQLGRRRMMAEQNGDAAGPSMFSEDEDNTYPPPPNDSPTQGYGAYSPTFSGIDRNSSFATEDASPVHQRRPGAFPVQPAGSFYGSTGAASPTTPINQNVGLPARIDSRSTEV, encoded by the exons ACCCCATACAACGAACCCAGCCCAAGGATCCACCCAACTTCCAAACCGATGAAACGGCCTACACCATTACCCCAACACGGTTGGCCCAACTGCGAAGTCAATTCCTGTACCCGTTCTACGACCGAGGCGGTCCGGAAAATATCGGAGATCGTCAGCGAGATATCCACGCCTCGATGCCACAGATCCACAAGAACTTCAACTTCCAGTTGCCGTTCTACGGGTTCCGATTCAACTACACCCGAGTCTCGATGAACGGTTTCCTGGAGTTCAGTGATCCACCGGAACATTACACCTACCCGTTGACCTTCCCCATCAAGGATTGGCCCCGGCGCAATGATCCCTCGTTCATCGGGATCTTCTTCTCCAAGTGTCGTATCGGGCGTATTCACGATACGGATATCGATCAGCGCGAGCCGGGAGTGTACTTCCGGATGGAGCGAGATTTGCAGGGCCGTACTGATCGACCGGGAGTGGAAATGCGAGAGCGTGTTATGTGGGACATCCGAGAGGGTGTGGTGGGCTCTGATACCTTCATTCCGAAGCACGTCATCATCACCACCTGGAAAAACATGAGCTTTGCCGGTGGTATCGATAACTCGCTGTTTAAG ACTAACACCTTCCAAATGGTTTTGGCTACCGATGAAGTCTACACCTATGCTATCTTCAACTACGTGACCATAAATTGGTCTTCGCACACTGAAGCCGGTGGTGATACTACTGGAGGAGAAGGAGGTGTCCCAGCTTTC ATTGGCTTCAACGCCGGAAACGGAACCCAAGCGTACGAGTACAAACCCTACAGTCAGGCGTCGGTCCTTCGTGATCTTACCAATCGTGGGTGGGCCAACAATTTCCCGGGTCGACACATTTTCCGCTTGGACGAACGGATAATGCTTGGAACGTGCAACAAAGATATTGACGCATCGCATCTTCCGCTGGTGTTTGCACCGGAGTCCGGAAACATGTTGGGCGGAACTGTGGTCAACATTACCGGGCCATGCTTCTCGCCGGGCGATCGGATCTCTTGCCGATTTGATACGGAGGAAGTTATCGGTACCGTCATCGATACGAACCGGGCCATCTGTGTGCAGCCGTTCTTGAAGGCCCAAGGTTACATTCGGTTCGAAATTTCGATCGGCGTTGAGCGTTACAAGTGGAGAGGCCGATACTTTGTCGAGACACCGGCTACGGCTACTGATCGCATCTTCTTCGACACGGACGATGTTCATCGGCGAAACCCTTCCGAAATCCGTATCACCTGGAATCGATACAACTTGACCACCAATTTGAACGCCAACATTCAGATCTCGCTGTGGGGTTATAGAGAGGCAACCATTCG CCCTGAGCTTGAATACATCGACATGATCGAAACTCAGATACCGAACAGTGGAGCGTACACAATTTCCCCGGCCAACTACCGACTCCGAGACAATGTTCGCAATGTTGACATGCAGTTCGGTTTTCTTCAGATCAATCTTACGAGCCCGGACCAGTCAAACACGCAAGGAATCACTCC TACCCTCTGGTCGAAGCCCATTCCACTTGGGTGGTACTTCGGACCACAATGGGAGCGAATCCACGGCAGAAACTGGCCCCGAGCGCTTTGCGAAAACTGGCTAATGACTGACCGATTCTTGCGTAACTTTGCCCACGAACTCAGCCTGTGTCCCTGTACTCTGGAGCAAGCCCTCTACGACAAGGGTCGATTCTTGCCGGATCTGGAGTGTGATCGTGATTCCAATCCTACCTGTCTTCACCATAGGGGAGGAATACATTGTGTCCGATCGGGTCAACCTTCTCCGCAGGGATCTGAGCAGCAATGTTGCTACGATCGTAACGGCTTCCTGATGCTTTCGTATGATCAAATGTGGGGTTCAAGGCCACGCCGTAATCACAACATCGGTCAGATTCCATGGAACGAAGCTAACAAGGTGCCAACTCTCTCTACTTGGTTCCACGACGTGCGACCTTACTATTCCTGCTGTATGTGGCAAGATGAACAGGCCGTTGGTTGTGAAACCTTCCGGTTCGAGCGAAGACCCTCTCAGGACTGTATCGCTTACCAGGCTCCAGGAGTTGGTGCCGTCTTCGGCGATCCGCATATAGTCACCTTTGACGGACTACAGTACACCTTCAACGGCATGGGTGAGTTCGTGTTGCTTCGGGGTAACAACGGCCGTGAAAGAATCGACGTTCAGGGACGCTTCGAGCAGGTTCCACGTAACATGCACGGAGATGTGCGAGCCACCCAGCTTACTTCGGTGGTGGCACGAGGTAACACATCTACGATTATCGAGGTCCGCTTGAGACCAAGGGAAGCCCAATGGCGCTACCGGCTGGATGTGTTTGCCGACGAACGAAGAATCTACTTCGATCGGCAGAGTTTGAAGTTCCAGCACTTTGACGGAGTCACCGTGTACACACCGACCTACATTCTGAACCAATCGGAAGTCGTCATTATGTTCTCTTCTGGTGTCGGTGTCGAGGTTGTCGAGAACAATGGCTTCATGACGGCTCGCGTTTACACCCCTTGGAGCTTCATT AACAAAACAAGAGGTCTTTTCGGAAATTGGAGCTGGGATATGCAGGACGATCTTGTCACCCCGGAGAGTGTCATTATAACACCTAATCTGAACAACTTCGAAACCATACATAGACAGTTTGGAATGCGAT GGATGTTATCGGACCGAGAACAGGAAGGAGTAGGAAGGGCACTGTTTACCAGAGAATTTGGCAGAACATCCAGCTACTACGCGAATTCAAACTTCACGCCCGAGTTCCGACCGGAACCGAGCCAGTTCTTGCCACCTAACCGGACCAACGATGTGATCAGGGCGAGCGAACTGTGCGGCGAGAGCTATCAGTGTCGATTTGACTTCGGCATGTCGGCGAATCGAGAAATGGCCCACTTCACCAAAAACTACCACGCCAGTGCGATCAACATACAGACCATAAACAATAA aCGAGTCATTTCCTGTGGTATTTTGGAGACGCCTCGCTTCGGAAGGAAATCTAGTTTCCAGTTCACTCCTGGAGCACGAGTGTCGTTCGAGTGTAACGAAGGCTTCTTCCTGATTGGTGATACCCGTCGAGTTTGTCGCGAGAACGGTCAATGGGACGTACCGGAGTATGGTTTCACTGAGTGTCTCC GCGCTGTATTCTATACCCGTCGCATGGCTTGGATCACTACGGGCATTGTCCTAGCTGTCATGTTACCACTTATCATGTGCATTGTGTGCGGTGTCTATTGCTTCCGTAAGCGGAAGCTCAAGGATGACCCGGACTGGCGAATGCCGCTCCCATCTCGATCGGCTTCCCGAACTACGCTCCGTAATCTGAACAGTGACGGAAGCGAGTACGATGACAACACCATCAAGAAAGTTCGACGCTACGATGCCACCTACAAGACGCACGAACCCTTGGCCGGAAAGCCAGACATTCAGTTCGAGCCGAAGAAAATGGACCTGGATGAAGAAGACATCACGTCCTCGGAAGGAGGTGAATATAGAGATGTAGTTGTGAACGATTTCCAATATAAAAATATGGCTGATCATAAACAACTAGGTCGCCGGAGGATGATGGCCGAGCAGAACGGAGACGCAGCAGGACCATCGATGTTCAGCGAGGACGAAGACAACACCTATCCACCGCCACCTAACGATTCACCCACCCAGGGTTACGGAGCCTATAGCCCAACCTTCAGCGGCATCGATCGGAACAGCAGTTTCGCAACCGAAGATGCCTCTCCGGTCCACCAGAGGCGCCCCGGAGCATTCCCTGTCCAACCCGCGGGATCATTCTACGGTAGCACTGGAGCTGCCAGCCCTACCACACCGATTAACCAAAACGTCGGACTTCCGGCCAGAATAGACAGTCGTTCGACCGAAGTCTAA